The Henckelia pumila isolate YLH828 chromosome 2, ASM3356847v2, whole genome shotgun sequence genome includes a window with the following:
- the LOC140881339 gene encoding disease resistance protein RPM1-like isoform X1, producing MAESAASFLFNRLTLFLQQERELLGGIGDNALYIRDELGQMRAFLRVAEEKEETDHPQLKEWVKQVREISYDTEDVLETYMLKLARLQYPDSYGYKRYIKNPYTAVKKLMVSHRIASEFQKINLRMENVTKTQMTLKGIYDFKDQGSSSKTYDTRGDALLLEEEEVLGIEEPKKKLVGWLKHTDDGLMVISVVGMGGLGKTTLVKKVYDDASVKANFDSHVWVTVSENFNLERLLRDMINQLAHEVKLQPPQNLEAMDADEMKEYVYKFLKDKTYMTVLDDVWNIDVWESIRYAFPRNSACGRIIITSRSYHVGNAACRETCGHMYNLEPLTVDNSKTLFYKKAFPQNSCPPYLKEISESILKRCEGLPLAIVVIGGLLATKNNNFEDWKIFERTIGVELQGNNLKMMNRLLSLSYYDLPYYLKACFLYLSIFPEDELLEKWEVIRLWVAEGFVEEKEGMTLEEVAETYLNELLKRSLIQIANTDLDGSSFFLRIHDILREYIISKSREQNLFKVTSGGERVYPDKIRHMAIYGRFKERDEFPKVKYLRSLFWLEFADSKSGLDFHKVLGHCKLLKVLNLDEAPMETIPKEVFKLYHLKYLCLSRTNVKGIPKAIGNLQNLETLDLEQSEVIELPIEILKLRRLRHLLIGSKHYATPELFDWFQGLKMPYEIGSYLTSLQTLHWIDAEETNGIKIVGEVGKLTQLRRLGITKLRREDGRDLCSSLVKLTNLRWLYISGINEDEVIDLDNYQSSFTLPFLHTIILHGHLEKFPRWVCWLHGLTVVQLWWSRLIEDPLQHLEDLPNLVCLQMGMFAYEGEELIFKGGKFKKLERLSLLKLRGLTSVRVEKDCMSHLKRFDLEECEEMEELPEGIEHLSNLEHVSIAIMSEKFKRRLAEEKHKGGHEWKLAHIPRIEICFDLKGTRSRVLCLQGKYYKEEI from the exons ATGGCAGAGAGTGCGGCATCGTTTCTCTTCAATCGGCTTACGCTCTTCCTTCAACAGGAGCGAGAATTGCTTGGAGGGATTGGAGACAATGCGTTGTATATTCGAGATGAATTAGGACAGATGAGGGCATTCCTTCGAGTTGCTGAAGAGAAAGAAGAAACTGATCATCCTCAACTCAAAGAATGGGTCAAGCAAGTGCGCGAGATCTCTTACGACACTGAAGACGTCCTCGAAACATACATGCTCAAACTAGCCCGTTTACAATATCCTGATTCATATGGATACAAACGATACATCAAAAACCCTTATACCGCGGTGAAAAAATTGATGGTCAGCCACCGAATTGCGTCCGAGttccaaaaaataaatttgagaaTGGAAAACGTTACCAAGACTCAGATGACATTGAAAGGCATTTATGATTTCAAGGATCAAGGATCCAGCAGCAAAACGTACGACACTCGAGGTGATGCGCTTCTATTAGAAGAAGAAGAGGTTTTGGGCATTGAAGAACCAAAGAAAAAGCTTGTAGGGTGGCTGAAGCATACTGATGATGGGCTTATGGTCATTTCAGTGGTTGGCATGGGTGGGTTGGGCAAAACGACCCTCGTTAAAAAGGTCTATGATGATGCATCGGTGAAGGCCAATTTCGATAGTCATGTGTGGGTTACCGTTTCAGAAAATTTCAACTTAGAGCGTCTTTTGCGAGACATGATTAACCAGCTTGCTCATGAAGTCAAGCTACAACCGCCTCAAAATCTGGAAGCAATGGATGCGGATGAAATGAAAGAATATGTTTATAAGTTTCTCAAGGATAAAACTTACATGACTGTCCTTGATGATGTTTGGAATATCGACGTGTGGGAATCCATCAGGTATGCATTTCCAAGAAATAGTGCTTGTGGCCGCATCATCATCACAAGTCGCTCATACCACGTAGGCAATGCTGCTTGTAGGGAGACATGTGGCCATATGTATAATTTAGAACCTTTAACTGTTGATAATTCGAAAACGCTGTTTTACAAAAAGGCATTTCCACAAAACTCATGTCCTCCTTATTTAAAGGAAATCTCAGAAAGTATCTTAAAGAGATGTGAGGGATTGCCGCTTGCAATTGTCGTCATTGGTGGGCTTCTAGCAACCAAGAACAACAATTTCGAAGATTGGAAAATATTTGAGCGTACCATTGGTGTTGAATTACAAGGAAACAATCTCAAAATGATGAACAGATTATTGTCTCTGAGTTATTATGACTTGCCCTACTACCTCAAAGCATGCTTCTTGTACTTGAGCATCTTTCCAGAAGATGAATTGCTTGAGAAGTGGGAAGTAATAAGACTATGGGTGGCAGAAGGTTTTGTGGAGGAAAAAGAAGGAATGACATTGGAAGAAGTGGCAGAGACCTATTTGAATGAGCTTCTCAAGAGAAGTCTAATCCAGATAGCAAATACAGATCTTGATGGAAGTTCATTTTTCCTTCGTATACACGACATTCTAAGAGAATacatcatttcaaaatcaagagaACAAAATCTTTTTAAAGTAACGAGCGGAGGAGAAAGGGTGTATCCTGATAAGATCCGACACATGGCAATTTACGGTAGATTTAAAGAGAGAGACGAATTTCCTAAGGTTAAGTATCTTCGGTCTTTGTTTTGGTTGGAGTTTGCAGATTCAAAATCAGGACTCGATTTCCATAAGGTTTTGGGGCATTGCAAACTACTGAAGGTATTGAATCTAGATGAGGCTCCAATGGAAACTATCCCAAAGGAAGTATTCAAACTATATCACCTCAAATATCTCTGCTTAAGCAGAACAAATGTCAAAGGCATTCCAAAAGCAATCGGAAATCTTCAAAACCTAGAGACATTGGATCTCGAGCAATCCGAAGTGATCGAATTGCCCATCGAGATTTTGAAGCTTCGCAGACTTCGGCATCTCCTAATAGGATCAAAACACTACGCAACCCCAGAGTTATTTGATTGGTTCCAAGGCTTGAAAATGCCATATGAAATAGGATCTTACTTGACATCCTTACAAACTCTACATTGGATAGACGCAGAGGAAACAAATGgcattaaaatagtgggagaagTAGGGAAGCTAACTCAACTCCGAAGATTAGGAATCACAAAGCTGAGAAGAGAAGATGGAAGAGATCTTTGCTCGTCGCTGGTGAAACTAACCAACCTGCGGTGGCTATACATTTCAGGGATTAACGAGGATGAGGTGATAGATTTGGATAACTATCAGTCTTCTTTTACTCTGCCATTTCTTCATACAATTATCCTACATGGACATTTGGAGAAGTTTCCTCGGTGGGTGTGTTGGCTTCATGGGCTGACTGTAGTACAATTATGGTGGAGTAGACTCATAGAGGATCCATTACAACACCTTGAAGATTTGCCGAATCTGGTATGCCTACAGATGGGTATGTTTGCATATGAAGGCGAAGAATTAATTTTCAAGGGCGGAAAATTTAAGAAGCTTGAAAGATTGAGCCTTTTGAAATTAAGAGGATTGACAAGTGTGAGAGTGGAGAAGGATTGCATGTCTCATCTGAAACGATTTGATTTAGAGGAATGTGAAGAAATGGAGGAGTTGCCGGAGGGCATCGAGCATTTGAGCAATCTTGAGCATGTGAGCATCGCAATAATGTCGGAGAAATTCAAGAGGAGACTTGCGGAGGAGAAACACAAAGGAGGACATGAATGGAAGCTTGCACATATTCCTCGAATTGAG ATTTGTTTTGATCTAAAAGGAACAAGATCTAGAGTCCTATGTCTACAAGGAAAGTACTACAAGGAAGAAATCTAG
- the LOC140877212 gene encoding uncharacterized protein — MKKYSVAIRRSFLYAKNDRDKIIVVCTEHSCKWRVYASRHKADNLFGIRKCNLQHTCGEDNLSGRGHPRADSAWVADLMKNKLRGEPSYRPCAMVKDVHRDFGVDLEYHKAWKGKELAMHDLHGTDKGCYDKLRWYCRAVRETNPGSVADCEIDVVTNNFKWLFLCFNACAVGFATGCRPMIFLDGTHIKNKYKGSILLAVAKDANDDLFTLAYAVVDAENDSNWEWFCFHLRGVLVLQHIMVFEKFTFFSDRHPGIIKAVKLIFPGSHHAYCLRHLVDNFVKQVLRSYPLHNKKHWSSMFKKAAYAPSQQEFTRHINNILESMPRASTFITSSDPQSWANALFPGRRWGVINNNIAECWNNWVKPARHLPIVSTVDHVRVQIMNMMHRRRETTSVMVQELSPKKEKALATTYIESRNLSINKSCGWKFEVVDGDKSFAVDLNEWTCSCKSWQINMLPCKHACAAIKSKSMSLYSFCDRYFHIEMYRQEYKGMINLIPTFDLYETNNDEGSVINAPDIRSQPGRRRTKRIPSQVETRVSKCGRCHKPGHNRRSCKEAIE; from the exons atgaaaaaatattctGTTGCTATAAGACGCTCATTTTTGTATGCCAAAAATGATCGAGATAAGATTATTGTTGTTTGTACTGAACATAGTTGCAAGTGGCGAGTTTATGCATCTAGACATAAGGCAGACAATCTATTTGGGATCAGAAAATGCAATTTACAACACACTTGTGGAGAGGACAATTTATCTGGTAGAGGACATCCAAGAGCTGATTCAGCTTGGGTCGCAGATTTGATGAAGAATAAATTGAGGGGAGAGCCATCTTACCGTCCCTGTGCAATGGTGAAAGATGTACACAGAGATTTTGGAGTAGATTTAGAGTATCACAAGGCTTGGAAGGGCAAGGAATTAGCTATGCATGATCTCCATGGCACAGATAAGGGGTGTTATGACAAATTGAGATGGTATTGTCGTGCAGTTAGAGAAACAAATCCTGGTAGTGTGGCAGATTGTGAGATTGATGTAGTAACCAATAATTTCAAATGGTTATTCCTTTGTTTTAATGCATGTGCAGTTGGTTTTGCTACTGGTTGTAGACCAATGATATTTCTCGATGGAACTCatattaaaaacaaatataaaggTAGTATCCTACTTGCAGTGGCAAAAGATGCCAATGATGATCTTTTTACATTGGCATACGCTGTAGTGGATGCTGAGAATGATTCGAATTGGGAATGGTTTTGTTTTCATTTGAGAGGTGTCCTTGTTTTGCAACATATCATGGTGTTTGAAAAGTTCACTTTTTTCTCAGATAGACATCCCGGTATTATCAAGGCTGTTAAGCTTATATTTCCGGGAAGTCACCATGCGTATTGTTTGAGGCACTTGGTGGATAATTTTGTGAAGCAG GTCTTGCGAAGTTATCCGCTACACAACAAAAAACATTGGTCATCTATGTTCAAGAAAGCTGCATATGCCCCTTCACAACAAGAATTTACACGCcacattaataatattttggaATCCATGCCTCGTGCTAGTACTTTTATCACAAGTTCTGATCCACAAAGTTGGGCAAATGCTTTGTTTCCTGGTAGGCGATGGggtgtaataaataataacattgCCGAATGTTGGAACAACTGGGTTAAACCAGCTCGTCATCTTCCAATTGTTTCTACGGTGGATCATGTACGTGTGCAAATCATGAACATGATGCACAGACGACGGGAAACAACATCAGTCATGGTTCAGGAATTAAGCCCGAAGAAGGAGAAGGCTCTAGCTACCACATATATTGAATCCAGAAACTTGAGTATTAACAAATCATGTGGTTGGAAATTTGAGGTAGTTGATGGTGATAAATCATTTGCGGTTGATTTGAATGAATGGACTTGTTCATGCAAATCTTGGCAGATTAATATGCttccatgcaagcatgcttGTGCAGCTATTAAATCAAAGTCAATGTCGCTATATTCTTTTTGTGATCGGTATTTTCATATTGAAATGTATCGTCAAGAATATAAAGGAATGATCAATCTCATACCGACATTTGACTTGTACGAGACCAACAATGATGAAGGATCTGTAATCAATGCTCCGGATATACGAAGTCAACCAGGCCGTAGAAGGACTAAGAGGATTCCGTCTCAAGTTGAAACACGTGTGTCAAAGTGTGGTCGTTGTCATAAGCCAGGGCACAACAGACGTAGTTGCAAAGAAGCCATAGAATAG
- the LOC140881339 gene encoding disease resistance protein RPM1-like isoform X2, producing the protein MAESAASFLFNRLTLFLQQERELLGGIGDNALYIRDELGQMRAFLRVAEEKEETDHPQLKEWVKQVREISYDTEDVLETYMLKLARLQYPDSYGYKRYIKNPYTAVKKLMVSHRIASEFQKINLRMENVTKTQMTLKGIYDFKDQGSSSKTYDTRGDALLLEEEEVLGIEEPKKKLVGWLKHTDDGLMVISVVGMGGLGKTTLVKKVYDDASVKANFDSHVWVTVSENFNLERLLRDMINQLAHEVKLQPPQNLEAMDADEMKEYVYKFLKDKTYMTVLDDVWNIDVWESIRYAFPRNSACGRIIITSRSYHVGNAACRETCGHMYNLEPLTVDNSKTLFYKKAFPQNSCPPYLKEISESILKRCEGLPLAIVVIGGLLATKNNNFEDWKIFERTIGVELQGNNLKMMNRLLSLSYYDLPYYLKACFLYLSIFPEDELLEKWEVIRLWVAEGFVEEKEGMTLEEVAETYLNELLKRSLIQIANTDLDGSSFFLRIHDILREYIISKSREQNLFKVTSGGERVYPDKIRHMAIYGRFKERDEFPKVKYLRSLFWLEFADSKSGLDFHKVLGHCKLLKVLNLDEAPMETIPKEVFKLYHLKYLCLSRTNVKGIPKAIGNLQNLETLDLEQSEVIELPIEILKLRRLRHLLIGSKHYATPELFDWFQGLKMPYEIGSYLTSLQTLHWIDAEETNGIKIVGEVGKLTQLRRLGITKLRREDGRDLCSSLVKLTNLRWLYISGINEDEVIDLDNYQSSFTLPFLHTIILHGHLEKFPRWVCWLHGLTVVQLWWSRLIEDPLQHLEDLPNLVCLQMGMFAYEGEELIFKGGKFKKLERLSLLKLRGLTSVRVEKDCMSHLKRFDLEECEEMEELPEGIEHLSNLEHVSIAIMSEKFKRRLAEEKHKGGHEWKLAHIPRIEVWEKDVVSNEWKLQQL; encoded by the coding sequence ATGGCAGAGAGTGCGGCATCGTTTCTCTTCAATCGGCTTACGCTCTTCCTTCAACAGGAGCGAGAATTGCTTGGAGGGATTGGAGACAATGCGTTGTATATTCGAGATGAATTAGGACAGATGAGGGCATTCCTTCGAGTTGCTGAAGAGAAAGAAGAAACTGATCATCCTCAACTCAAAGAATGGGTCAAGCAAGTGCGCGAGATCTCTTACGACACTGAAGACGTCCTCGAAACATACATGCTCAAACTAGCCCGTTTACAATATCCTGATTCATATGGATACAAACGATACATCAAAAACCCTTATACCGCGGTGAAAAAATTGATGGTCAGCCACCGAATTGCGTCCGAGttccaaaaaataaatttgagaaTGGAAAACGTTACCAAGACTCAGATGACATTGAAAGGCATTTATGATTTCAAGGATCAAGGATCCAGCAGCAAAACGTACGACACTCGAGGTGATGCGCTTCTATTAGAAGAAGAAGAGGTTTTGGGCATTGAAGAACCAAAGAAAAAGCTTGTAGGGTGGCTGAAGCATACTGATGATGGGCTTATGGTCATTTCAGTGGTTGGCATGGGTGGGTTGGGCAAAACGACCCTCGTTAAAAAGGTCTATGATGATGCATCGGTGAAGGCCAATTTCGATAGTCATGTGTGGGTTACCGTTTCAGAAAATTTCAACTTAGAGCGTCTTTTGCGAGACATGATTAACCAGCTTGCTCATGAAGTCAAGCTACAACCGCCTCAAAATCTGGAAGCAATGGATGCGGATGAAATGAAAGAATATGTTTATAAGTTTCTCAAGGATAAAACTTACATGACTGTCCTTGATGATGTTTGGAATATCGACGTGTGGGAATCCATCAGGTATGCATTTCCAAGAAATAGTGCTTGTGGCCGCATCATCATCACAAGTCGCTCATACCACGTAGGCAATGCTGCTTGTAGGGAGACATGTGGCCATATGTATAATTTAGAACCTTTAACTGTTGATAATTCGAAAACGCTGTTTTACAAAAAGGCATTTCCACAAAACTCATGTCCTCCTTATTTAAAGGAAATCTCAGAAAGTATCTTAAAGAGATGTGAGGGATTGCCGCTTGCAATTGTCGTCATTGGTGGGCTTCTAGCAACCAAGAACAACAATTTCGAAGATTGGAAAATATTTGAGCGTACCATTGGTGTTGAATTACAAGGAAACAATCTCAAAATGATGAACAGATTATTGTCTCTGAGTTATTATGACTTGCCCTACTACCTCAAAGCATGCTTCTTGTACTTGAGCATCTTTCCAGAAGATGAATTGCTTGAGAAGTGGGAAGTAATAAGACTATGGGTGGCAGAAGGTTTTGTGGAGGAAAAAGAAGGAATGACATTGGAAGAAGTGGCAGAGACCTATTTGAATGAGCTTCTCAAGAGAAGTCTAATCCAGATAGCAAATACAGATCTTGATGGAAGTTCATTTTTCCTTCGTATACACGACATTCTAAGAGAATacatcatttcaaaatcaagagaACAAAATCTTTTTAAAGTAACGAGCGGAGGAGAAAGGGTGTATCCTGATAAGATCCGACACATGGCAATTTACGGTAGATTTAAAGAGAGAGACGAATTTCCTAAGGTTAAGTATCTTCGGTCTTTGTTTTGGTTGGAGTTTGCAGATTCAAAATCAGGACTCGATTTCCATAAGGTTTTGGGGCATTGCAAACTACTGAAGGTATTGAATCTAGATGAGGCTCCAATGGAAACTATCCCAAAGGAAGTATTCAAACTATATCACCTCAAATATCTCTGCTTAAGCAGAACAAATGTCAAAGGCATTCCAAAAGCAATCGGAAATCTTCAAAACCTAGAGACATTGGATCTCGAGCAATCCGAAGTGATCGAATTGCCCATCGAGATTTTGAAGCTTCGCAGACTTCGGCATCTCCTAATAGGATCAAAACACTACGCAACCCCAGAGTTATTTGATTGGTTCCAAGGCTTGAAAATGCCATATGAAATAGGATCTTACTTGACATCCTTACAAACTCTACATTGGATAGACGCAGAGGAAACAAATGgcattaaaatagtgggagaagTAGGGAAGCTAACTCAACTCCGAAGATTAGGAATCACAAAGCTGAGAAGAGAAGATGGAAGAGATCTTTGCTCGTCGCTGGTGAAACTAACCAACCTGCGGTGGCTATACATTTCAGGGATTAACGAGGATGAGGTGATAGATTTGGATAACTATCAGTCTTCTTTTACTCTGCCATTTCTTCATACAATTATCCTACATGGACATTTGGAGAAGTTTCCTCGGTGGGTGTGTTGGCTTCATGGGCTGACTGTAGTACAATTATGGTGGAGTAGACTCATAGAGGATCCATTACAACACCTTGAAGATTTGCCGAATCTGGTATGCCTACAGATGGGTATGTTTGCATATGAAGGCGAAGAATTAATTTTCAAGGGCGGAAAATTTAAGAAGCTTGAAAGATTGAGCCTTTTGAAATTAAGAGGATTGACAAGTGTGAGAGTGGAGAAGGATTGCATGTCTCATCTGAAACGATTTGATTTAGAGGAATGTGAAGAAATGGAGGAGTTGCCGGAGGGCATCGAGCATTTGAGCAATCTTGAGCATGTGAGCATCGCAATAATGTCGGAGAAATTCAAGAGGAGACTTGCGGAGGAGAAACACAAAGGAGGACATGAATGGAAGCTTGCACATATTCCTCGAATTGAG